A single window of Bremerella cremea DNA harbors:
- a CDS encoding porin — translation MKQLHITHALAWTVVLGFFNGSALQAQTKAPVRVVRANAVAPAKPEVMPVSAITSEPIVETFDPESITSTDALGFEQADCASCGSCFDDICCSPWFYNGWLEQGFTGNPNSDGGANGPAGTNGPLIFNDQANEYMLNQLYTSFGRKVSRDSCSWDIGGRVDVLFGTDYYFVQATGLETRDNNSQHWNSGNGPRNAGNAGLYGLALPQFYVEANVPWGNGVNLKAGHFYTIMGYESVMAPENFFYSHSYTMQYGEPFTHTGMLASYATSSCMTWYGGIVRGWNTFDQPNGQVSFLGGFRWVSPHEATKLNFSILTGSEDPSGNNNRTTYSLVFQQQINQCWTYVLEHNLGTEANARLTSSNTLAQANWCGISNYLYYTVDSCLDVGARFEWFGDPDNARVFGLPNDNLVHGGNYYELTLGANYHPNSWFVLRPELRYDWSDMSAPGINGAYNNGTSKDQFTLGFDLITVF, via the coding sequence ATGAAGCAATTACACATTACTCATGCTTTGGCATGGACGGTCGTATTGGGATTTTTCAATGGGTCGGCATTGCAGGCCCAAACGAAAGCCCCAGTTCGGGTAGTACGAGCTAACGCAGTAGCCCCGGCCAAACCGGAGGTGATGCCTGTTTCTGCAATCACAAGCGAACCAATTGTTGAAACGTTCGATCCCGAATCTATCACCAGCACCGATGCCTTGGGCTTCGAGCAGGCAGACTGCGCGAGTTGTGGTAGCTGCTTCGATGATATCTGCTGCTCGCCGTGGTTTTACAACGGCTGGCTAGAACAAGGCTTCACTGGAAATCCTAATTCCGATGGTGGAGCCAACGGACCAGCGGGCACCAACGGGCCTTTGATTTTCAACGATCAGGCCAACGAATACATGCTCAACCAGTTGTACACGAGCTTTGGCCGCAAAGTTAGCCGAGATTCCTGCTCCTGGGATATCGGCGGCCGCGTGGATGTGCTGTTCGGTACCGACTATTACTTTGTCCAAGCCACCGGGCTGGAAACACGCGACAACAACTCGCAGCATTGGAATAGTGGCAACGGTCCTCGCAATGCAGGAAATGCAGGCCTTTACGGCTTGGCCTTGCCACAGTTCTATGTGGAAGCCAACGTGCCGTGGGGCAACGGAGTGAATCTGAAAGCAGGTCACTTCTATACCATCATGGGCTACGAGTCGGTCATGGCTCCGGAGAACTTCTTCTACTCGCACTCGTACACAATGCAATATGGCGAGCCGTTCACCCACACCGGCATGCTGGCCAGCTATGCAACTTCGTCTTGCATGACCTGGTACGGTGGGATCGTGCGAGGTTGGAATACTTTTGATCAACCCAACGGCCAAGTCAGCTTCCTGGGTGGCTTCCGCTGGGTGAGCCCGCATGAAGCAACCAAGCTAAACTTCAGTATCCTGACCGGCAGCGAAGATCCCTCTGGCAACAACAATCGCACCACCTACAGCTTGGTCTTCCAACAACAAATCAATCAGTGCTGGACCTACGTGCTGGAACACAACCTCGGCACAGAAGCGAACGCTCGCTTGACAAGTTCTAATACGCTGGCCCAGGCCAACTGGTGCGGCATATCAAACTACTTGTACTACACGGTTGATTCGTGCTTAGACGTCGGAGCTCGTTTCGAGTGGTTCGGCGATCCGGACAATGCCCGCGTCTTTGGTTTGCCGAACGACAATCTCGTCCACGGTGGTAACTACTACGAGCTTACCTTGGGTGCGAACTATCATCCCAACAGTTGGTTCGTGCTGCGGCCAGAACTTCGCTACGACTGGAGCGACATGAGTGCTCCTGGAATCAATGGTGCCTACAACAACGGCACCTCGAAAGATCAGTTCACGCTCGGCTTCGACCTAATCACGGTGTTCTAA
- a CDS encoding Ig-like domain-containing protein: MTELSLSLPIVAAFVVLLCLVATTVWGMVIRSRTLKLAPALARKGRRSSQGQPVMQQLESREMMDASMGNQALALEGESLTVNGVTYENVDMIALAKAFAASGAKMYGADWCPHCTVMKEKFGEGKYYLPFVEVSNYKHQTNSIGVEKNITSYPTWVFHEGTANEVRLTGDSHTLEELINAAGISVPQSEPLYFAEIPDHLELKAGQSYHIALDGYSPTGQNLTYTVTTSNGTIETSVLQNNRSLRVSTVRFGDMEFHLFEDEVGNITSRIVELAESGAYDGMLFHRVINNFMIQTGQVTDNSSPSQLWDAFDPDLRHNQSGMLALAKTAFDDTGTSQFYITEGDQSYLDFNHPVFGFLTEGDGVRESISNTYTNGSVPIWDVIVDKVSVFTDTENGVLRIKLPEGISENETVTVTVSDGQGNTISRTFHVSSKADDTDYNPFFSYIPNITLQPGQSTSFQLNATSVDGDPIVYTALSSMPNNLSFVLNQQTGLVQINTSVGLAPGVYTMQLAVSDQGVVINSPTNAAGILSNRLVDYQALVITVGNPNTLVNDTVHLTEDAPVVFNPMANDSNSSGDFAYETFKIVTPPAVGQLSYNASSGEVTYTPPADFNGSVSFQYSIANKHGLVSAPATVTLLVAAINDPPEALDDIFHADRDSATLLPVLKNDDKGAENEANDPVIVVLPSGFTNAGGQVVVVGDQIQYTPPTGFTGTDTFNYTINDAGLESTATVSVDVRDVSQFTITVGKDATSVDDHGAVTNLPQSDQIIEEWDSFWIEVWVTASGTGGDAITAASATLNFDSSMYRANSIVIGPGFSAAGGNSTNNSNGTVKLNATSTIAGLGADQRVLLGRVRFTPFANGLAAPVIDVSQGLDFSQFLTSVSNASLTVNGIGTLDSPTTDATPSTRLLPMIYDLNDDGKVDLGDLSEFVAAYGNYNSTKFIDFDLTGDLKGSGFDYFQLALGANFLSQDKKYQISPLVLDAAISDAILTNHTATGSWAESLSRSDILGMTSLLPENIISPEVTSDTNAVSFQIVDLPGNQLAKTVGSMIYIDDNAAGWGWFVDSTPLDSSEYQATGNSGHQQAITNSMANGRIDLLSVLLHELGHVAGLEHTDEGIMSSTILPGQRLTDREIGAFDETFYVAAVDQFFSDDE; the protein is encoded by the coding sequence ATGACCGAGTTATCTTTGAGCCTGCCTATTGTTGCCGCTTTTGTGGTATTGCTATGCCTAGTAGCGACAACCGTCTGGGGAATGGTCATAAGATCGCGCACGCTGAAGTTGGCCCCTGCCCTGGCCCGTAAGGGGCGGCGTTCCAGCCAAGGGCAGCCTGTGATGCAGCAACTTGAGTCACGCGAAATGATGGATGCCAGTATGGGCAACCAAGCATTAGCGCTGGAAGGCGAGTCGCTGACGGTCAACGGTGTGACTTACGAAAACGTCGACATGATCGCCCTCGCCAAAGCATTTGCTGCTAGTGGCGCAAAGATGTACGGTGCCGATTGGTGTCCTCATTGCACCGTCATGAAAGAGAAGTTTGGCGAGGGGAAGTATTATCTTCCATTTGTGGAAGTCTCGAACTACAAGCATCAAACCAACTCGATTGGCGTCGAAAAGAATATCACTTCGTATCCGACTTGGGTTTTTCATGAGGGTACCGCCAACGAAGTACGCTTGACCGGCGATTCTCATACTCTGGAAGAACTAATCAACGCCGCCGGTATTAGTGTTCCCCAAAGCGAACCTCTTTACTTCGCTGAAATTCCCGATCACCTCGAGCTTAAAGCAGGCCAGTCGTATCACATCGCGTTAGATGGCTACTCGCCGACCGGGCAGAACCTTACCTACACGGTGACCACCTCGAACGGGACGATTGAAACAAGTGTTCTGCAGAACAACCGCAGCTTGCGAGTCTCGACGGTACGTTTCGGTGATATGGAGTTCCATCTCTTCGAGGACGAAGTTGGCAACATTACCAGCCGGATTGTCGAACTTGCCGAGTCAGGGGCGTACGATGGGATGCTTTTTCATCGTGTGATCAATAACTTCATGATTCAAACCGGACAGGTGACCGATAATTCGTCTCCTTCGCAGCTTTGGGACGCCTTCGATCCTGATTTGCGCCACAATCAAAGCGGTATGTTGGCCTTAGCTAAGACTGCTTTCGACGATACCGGTACGTCGCAGTTTTACATTACCGAAGGGGATCAATCGTATCTCGACTTCAATCATCCTGTCTTCGGTTTTCTCACCGAGGGTGACGGTGTGCGAGAGTCGATCAGCAATACTTACACCAACGGTAGTGTCCCCATCTGGGATGTGATTGTCGACAAAGTCTCGGTATTTACCGACACCGAGAATGGAGTCTTGCGAATCAAGCTACCAGAGGGGATCTCTGAAAACGAGACCGTGACGGTTACTGTTTCGGACGGGCAAGGCAACACGATTAGCCGAACGTTTCATGTCTCTTCGAAGGCAGACGATACCGACTACAATCCGTTCTTTTCCTACATCCCCAATATCACATTGCAGCCAGGACAAAGTACTTCATTTCAGCTGAATGCAACCAGTGTCGATGGCGACCCGATTGTCTACACCGCTTTGTCCAGCATGCCCAATAATTTGTCGTTTGTTTTAAATCAGCAAACCGGACTGGTGCAGATCAACACTAGTGTTGGATTGGCGCCAGGGGTATACACGATGCAACTAGCGGTATCGGACCAAGGGGTTGTTATTAACAGTCCGACGAATGCCGCAGGAATTCTCAGCAATCGTTTAGTCGATTATCAAGCCCTCGTAATTACCGTCGGCAACCCGAACACTTTGGTGAACGATACCGTTCATTTGACCGAAGATGCTCCGGTGGTTTTCAATCCCATGGCGAATGACAGCAATTCGAGTGGCGATTTTGCTTACGAAACGTTTAAAATCGTAACGCCGCCGGCGGTGGGCCAATTGTCTTACAATGCTTCTTCTGGTGAGGTCACTTATACTCCGCCAGCCGATTTCAATGGATCGGTTTCGTTTCAGTACAGTATTGCCAACAAACATGGCCTGGTGAGCGCACCTGCTACGGTGACCCTGTTGGTGGCTGCAATCAACGATCCTCCGGAAGCGCTTGATGATATCTTCCATGCCGATCGTGACTCGGCCACGCTGCTGCCGGTGCTTAAGAACGACGATAAAGGTGCGGAAAACGAAGCGAATGACCCTGTGATTGTCGTGCTTCCATCCGGTTTCACGAATGCTGGCGGTCAGGTTGTTGTGGTCGGCGATCAGATCCAGTACACGCCGCCAACGGGCTTCACCGGTACCGATACCTTCAACTACACGATCAACGATGCTGGTCTAGAAAGCACGGCGACGGTTTCGGTTGATGTGCGTGACGTTAGTCAGTTTACCATTACCGTTGGGAAAGACGCGACTTCCGTCGACGATCATGGCGCAGTGACCAACTTGCCGCAAAGTGATCAGATCATCGAAGAATGGGACTCGTTCTGGATTGAAGTATGGGTGACCGCGTCGGGTACGGGAGGAGATGCGATTACCGCAGCCTCGGCCACACTCAACTTCGATTCGTCAATGTACCGTGCCAACTCGATTGTGATTGGCCCTGGTTTCTCAGCCGCAGGTGGTAATTCCACGAACAATTCAAACGGTACCGTCAAGCTCAATGCAACCTCGACAATCGCAGGTTTAGGTGCAGATCAACGTGTTTTGCTGGGCAGAGTTCGTTTCACGCCTTTTGCCAACGGACTAGCGGCTCCTGTGATTGATGTGTCGCAAGGCTTGGACTTTTCTCAGTTCTTAACTTCGGTTTCTAATGCCTCGCTCACGGTGAATGGCATTGGTACGCTTGATTCCCCGACGACCGACGCAACTCCGTCAACGCGGCTCTTGCCGATGATTTACGACTTAAACGATGACGGTAAGGTTGACCTCGGCGACTTGAGCGAGTTTGTCGCGGCGTATGGAAATTACAATTCCACCAAATTCATCGACTTTGATTTGACTGGTGATTTGAAAGGGAGCGGCTTCGACTACTTCCAATTGGCACTCGGAGCCAATTTTCTGAGCCAGGATAAGAAATACCAGATTTCGCCATTGGTATTGGATGCCGCGATTAGCGATGCCATTTTGACAAATCACACGGCAACTGGCTCATGGGCGGAAAGCTTGTCCCGCAGTGACATCCTAGGGATGACCTCGCTGTTGCCAGAGAATATCATTTCGCCCGAAGTGACCTCGGATACCAACGCGGTTTCCTTTCAGATTGTCGACCTGCCGGGCAATCAATTGGCCAAAACGGTTGGCAGCATGATTTACATCGACGATAACGCTGCTGGCTGGGGTTGGTTTGTCGACAGCACGCCGCTCGATTCTTCGGAGTATCAAGCGACGGGGAATAGCGGCCATCAACAGGCGATCACCAATTCGATGGCTAATGGGCGGATCGATTTGCTCTCGGTCTTGCTGCACGAACTAGGGCACGTGGCTGGGCTTGAGCATACCGATGAAGGCATCATGAGCAGTACCATTTTGCCAGGCCAACGTTTAACCGATCGCGAAATTGGTGCGTTCGACGAGACCTTCTATGTCGCTGCCGTCGACCAGTTCTTTTCCGACGACGAATAA
- a CDS encoding porin, translating to MLRRLTTATLAISGLLASFTTTLLNAQDLVREAPTASTWLTDQDQYPALNQDPYYTSFSDEAAEAVEIQMANCDSCETGASGSGSCFGKCGKGSWFFDGWLDQGYTANADHPASNFNGPLGFNDRADDYQMNQLYLSFGKNVADDSCGWDYGFRTDVLYGSDYFFLESNGLERHDNGTRHWNGTGPRQNNSRALYGLALPQAYGEVFVPVGSGLKVKMGHFYSIMGYESAMAPENFFYSHSYTYVYGNPKTNTGFLTTYSPTTCLTLQAGMTNGWDNFDNINGSYGFTFGAQWKNDVSSLSYAMHNGNEDPNGDQNRYSHTIVYTRKMGSRWNYTFEHDFGVQQDAFLDSSFMNANAYYYSITNYLYYQWSNELSFGGRFEWFCDEDNWRIQQAPVQLLFTGRNYYDITLGANWRPSKNVLIRPEVRYDWSDLNPLGTTGVYDDFTKDDMYTFALDVVFSF from the coding sequence ATGCTCCGTCGACTGACGACTGCAACCTTGGCGATAAGCGGCCTTCTAGCAAGCTTCACTACGACCTTGCTAAATGCCCAAGACTTGGTTCGTGAAGCTCCGACTGCGTCAACCTGGTTAACGGATCAGGATCAATACCCAGCGCTGAATCAGGATCCATACTACACGTCCTTTAGTGACGAAGCCGCAGAAGCGGTTGAGATCCAGATGGCAAATTGCGATTCCTGCGAGACCGGAGCATCTGGCTCAGGCTCTTGTTTTGGCAAATGCGGTAAAGGGAGCTGGTTTTTCGACGGTTGGCTCGATCAAGGCTATACGGCAAACGCCGACCATCCTGCTAGCAATTTCAACGGACCGCTTGGCTTCAATGATCGGGCCGATGACTATCAGATGAACCAACTGTATCTCTCGTTCGGCAAGAATGTTGCTGACGATAGCTGCGGCTGGGACTATGGTTTCCGCACCGACGTGCTGTATGGCTCGGATTACTTCTTTCTGGAATCCAACGGCTTGGAACGTCACGACAACGGAACCCGACACTGGAACGGGACCGGCCCACGCCAGAACAACTCCCGAGCACTTTACGGCTTAGCACTTCCCCAAGCTTACGGAGAAGTTTTCGTTCCGGTTGGCTCTGGGCTGAAAGTAAAGATGGGGCACTTCTACTCCATCATGGGGTACGAGTCGGCGATGGCTCCGGAGAACTTCTTCTATTCGCACAGCTATACCTATGTTTATGGCAACCCTAAGACGAACACTGGTTTCCTCACGACTTATAGTCCAACCACTTGTTTGACGCTGCAAGCGGGCATGACCAACGGCTGGGATAACTTCGACAATATCAACGGATCCTATGGCTTTACGTTTGGTGCCCAATGGAAGAACGACGTTTCCAGCTTGTCGTATGCCATGCACAACGGCAACGAAGACCCTAATGGGGATCAAAATCGATATAGCCACACGATCGTCTACACCCGCAAGATGGGATCGCGTTGGAACTACACGTTCGAGCATGACTTTGGCGTTCAGCAGGATGCGTTCCTCGACAGTTCGTTCATGAACGCGAATGCCTACTATTACAGCATCACCAATTACCTGTATTACCAATGGTCGAACGAACTCTCGTTCGGTGGCCGCTTCGAGTGGTTCTGCGACGAAGATAACTGGCGAATTCAACAAGCACCGGTCCAATTACTTTTCACCGGTCGTAACTACTACGACATCACGCTGGGTGCCAACTGGCGGCCAAGCAAGAATGTGCTGATTCGCCCGGAAGTACGCTACGACTGGTCCGATCTCAACCCGCTGGGCACGACCGGCGTGTATGACGACTTCACTAAGGACGACATGTACACGTTTGCCCTGGACGTGGTGTTCTCCTTCTAA
- a CDS encoding efflux RND transporter periplasmic adaptor subunit: MSKFNAIPVVFALLIPCIVSAQAPSPKSSGDIVISRCLVSLIDEVNVPAQETGVLRKIPVELGNYVAQGGLLAQIDDSVPKKQHEIAQRKFDKATEQATNDVDIKYAAKAAEVSQAEHELMVEANKSARGTIAPITIRKAKLQWEKALLQAEQADMNFKVAALTAGEAQAEMEAAQIVIDRCQITSPVDGIVVQKYRHEGEWVRPGDPLMRVVGLKRLKLDGSLSADEHLPSTVIGKPATVVATIPSGTVTFEGTVVFASPEIDSNGNFDFTVEVQNRPQGNSWLLRPGGIASVTIHADQPSTMQTNFTGVQK; this comes from the coding sequence ATGTCGAAATTCAACGCCATCCCGGTTGTTTTCGCGCTGCTGATTCCCTGCATCGTATCTGCGCAAGCTCCGTCTCCTAAATCGTCGGGAGATATTGTCATCTCTCGTTGTCTGGTATCGCTGATCGACGAGGTCAACGTCCCGGCTCAGGAAACGGGCGTGCTGCGGAAGATTCCTGTTGAACTGGGGAACTATGTCGCCCAAGGCGGCTTACTGGCTCAGATCGACGACTCGGTGCCGAAGAAACAGCACGAGATTGCCCAGCGAAAGTTCGACAAGGCCACCGAACAGGCCACCAACGATGTCGACATCAAATACGCCGCCAAGGCCGCTGAAGTCTCTCAGGCGGAACACGAACTGATGGTCGAGGCGAACAAGTCTGCTCGCGGAACGATTGCTCCGATTACGATTCGCAAGGCGAAGTTGCAGTGGGAAAAAGCGTTGCTGCAAGCCGAGCAAGCCGACATGAATTTCAAAGTCGCCGCTTTGACCGCCGGAGAAGCCCAGGCCGAAATGGAGGCCGCTCAAATCGTGATCGACCGTTGCCAAATTACTTCGCCAGTTGATGGCATCGTGGTGCAAAAGTATCGTCACGAAGGAGAATGGGTTCGCCCTGGCGATCCTTTGATGCGAGTGGTCGGCCTCAAGCGATTGAAGCTGGATGGCTCGCTCAGTGCCGACGAGCATTTGCCAAGCACGGTCATCGGCAAACCGGCGACCGTGGTGGCCACGATTCCATCCGGTACTGTGACGTTTGAAGGGACAGTAGTCTTTGCCAGCCCCGAAATTGATTCCAACGGTAACTTCGACTTCACCGTCGAAGTGCAAAATCGTCCACAGGGTAATTCCTGGTTGCTGCGTCCAGGCGGAATTGCCAGCGTAACCATTCATGCCGATCAACCTTCGACCATGCAAACCAATTTTACCGGCGTGCAAAAGTAG
- a CDS encoding DUF3467 domain-containing protein, which translates to MSDAPETKEQPAAPPAHKQVELDESGAIACYANFCRVTGTPEELIIDFGLNTQPMVASQEKIKVNERIILNYYTAKRMLGALHMAVQRHEAAFGTLETDIQKRVIPSAQRPANG; encoded by the coding sequence ATGTCTGACGCCCCTGAAACCAAAGAACAACCAGCCGCTCCTCCTGCTCATAAACAAGTGGAACTGGATGAATCTGGTGCGATCGCTTGTTACGCGAACTTCTGCCGTGTTACCGGAACACCGGAAGAACTGATCATTGACTTCGGTTTGAATACGCAGCCGATGGTTGCCTCGCAAGAGAAGATCAAGGTCAACGAGCGAATCATTTTGAACTATTACACCGCCAAGCGTATGCTGGGTGCCCTGCACATGGCCGTTCAGCGTCATGAGGCCGCCTTTGGCACGCTGGAAACCGACATTCAGAAGCGGGTTATCCCATCCGCACAGCGTCCAGCCAACGGCTAA
- a CDS encoding HlyD family efflux transporter periplasmic adaptor subunit: MVSLQDSLVASSSRPLPLRARPDLSARQHTYQGRGYWVVKEPLGLNYFRFQEEEYAILNMLDGKTSLQDIKDRFEKEYAPQKISFSDLQHFIGTLHRSGLVITTAMDQGRQLKGRRDERKWKETVQLMSNILAVRFKGIDPDRILTALNPYTRWLFTLPAMIFVLLLCSSALLLVAVQYDVFRSRLPSFQEFFGPSNWLLLGAVLGVTKICHEFGHGLSCKRYGGECHELGVMFLVMTPCLYCNVSDSWMLPNKWHRAMIGAAGMYVEVFLASIATFVWWFSEPGLLNHLALQVMFVSSVSTVIFNGNPLLRYDGYYILADIMEVPNMRQKASSVLHRFMSKYFLGLDPPDDPFLPERNQFFFGLYTVASNLYRLVVTASIMLFLNKVFEPYGLKVIGQMIALAGVYGLVVMPLYQLWKFLYVPGRMAQVKRKNVLITATAVAAVIAGFIYIPVPQWVKCPVEIQPPNTESVFVVVPGQLEEVLVQPGQHVTKGTKLARVSNLDLTLELVELENEEEGLEDLLKSTDRQLLRASDSSEYEQTFAEVKEQLKSVRQQLEKKRQQVAQIDVPAPFDGTIYPVPDKASSNNGDGRLPEWSGSVFDAKNRGARLSTSDILCQIGHADEMEAVLYIDQDYIELVHPDQEVEIKLDAFPGRTFKGRIAVMGSSEVEFVPPALSTQSGGELPTISDKDTGRLRPQNATFPAQVPLAEGEEGLKLGMRGRAKVWVKWEPLGTRLWRYISRTFHFYL, translated from the coding sequence TTGGTTAGTCTTCAGGACAGTTTGGTTGCCAGTAGCAGTCGACCGTTGCCCTTGCGAGCACGGCCTGACTTGTCGGCGCGGCAGCATACCTATCAGGGACGCGGTTACTGGGTCGTTAAAGAACCGCTGGGGCTGAACTACTTTCGCTTTCAGGAAGAAGAATACGCGATCCTTAACATGCTCGATGGGAAGACATCGCTGCAAGATATCAAGGATCGTTTCGAGAAAGAGTACGCGCCACAGAAGATCAGCTTCAGTGATTTACAGCACTTCATTGGTACCCTGCATCGCAGCGGCCTGGTGATTACCACGGCGATGGATCAGGGGCGGCAATTGAAGGGGCGTCGAGACGAACGGAAGTGGAAAGAAACCGTGCAGTTGATGTCGAACATCCTGGCGGTCCGTTTTAAAGGAATCGATCCTGATCGAATTCTGACGGCACTCAATCCTTATACCCGCTGGTTGTTCACGCTGCCTGCAATGATTTTTGTGTTGTTGCTTTGCTCGTCAGCGCTGTTGTTAGTCGCTGTGCAGTACGATGTGTTCCGGTCGCGTTTGCCCTCGTTCCAAGAGTTCTTTGGGCCTTCGAACTGGTTGCTTCTAGGTGCTGTGCTGGGGGTGACCAAGATCTGCCACGAGTTTGGCCACGGTCTTTCCTGTAAGCGATACGGCGGCGAATGTCATGAACTGGGGGTTATGTTCCTGGTGATGACGCCCTGCTTGTACTGCAATGTGTCGGACTCGTGGATGCTGCCGAACAAGTGGCATCGGGCGATGATCGGCGCGGCGGGGATGTATGTGGAAGTTTTCCTGGCCTCGATCGCCACATTCGTGTGGTGGTTTAGCGAGCCTGGCTTGTTGAATCACTTGGCTTTGCAGGTGATGTTTGTCAGTTCGGTCAGTACCGTGATTTTTAACGGGAACCCCCTGCTCCGCTACGATGGTTACTACATCCTGGCAGACATCATGGAAGTTCCGAATATGCGGCAAAAGGCCAGCAGCGTGCTGCATCGGTTTATGTCGAAGTATTTTCTCGGCCTGGATCCACCAGACGATCCTTTCCTGCCGGAACGCAACCAGTTTTTCTTTGGTTTGTATACGGTCGCCTCGAACCTGTATCGCTTGGTGGTGACCGCGTCGATCATGCTATTTTTGAACAAAGTCTTCGAGCCCTATGGTTTGAAGGTGATTGGGCAGATGATTGCCTTGGCCGGTGTCTACGGCCTGGTGGTGATGCCGTTGTATCAATTGTGGAAGTTCCTGTATGTCCCTGGGAGAATGGCACAGGTGAAGCGGAAAAATGTGTTGATTACCGCTACAGCCGTGGCGGCGGTAATCGCGGGATTCATTTATATTCCCGTCCCCCAGTGGGTAAAGTGCCCGGTCGAAATCCAACCACCCAATACCGAAAGCGTGTTTGTGGTGGTACCTGGTCAACTGGAAGAGGTCTTGGTCCAGCCTGGGCAGCACGTTACTAAGGGAACGAAGCTGGCTCGAGTGTCGAACCTCGACTTAACGCTCGAACTCGTAGAGCTCGAGAACGAAGAAGAAGGGCTGGAAGACCTGCTCAAATCGACCGACCGCCAATTGTTACGAGCCAGCGATAGTTCGGAATACGAGCAAACGTTCGCCGAAGTGAAAGAACAACTCAAATCTGTGCGCCAACAGCTAGAAAAGAAGCGGCAGCAAGTGGCTCAGATTGATGTGCCTGCGCCATTCGATGGAACAATTTACCCGGTTCCCGATAAAGCATCTAGCAACAATGGCGATGGCCGCTTGCCGGAATGGTCAGGCTCGGTATTTGATGCCAAGAATCGTGGAGCGCGCCTGTCAACGAGTGATATCTTGTGCCAGATTGGCCACGCCGACGAAATGGAAGCGGTCCTTTACATCGATCAAGATTACATCGAATTGGTTCATCCTGACCAGGAAGTCGAAATCAAGCTCGATGCCTTCCCGGGACGCACCTTCAAGGGACGTATCGCCGTGATGGGAAGCTCCGAAGTCGAATTTGTGCCTCCTGCGCTCAGCACGCAATCGGGGGGCGAACTGCCAACGATCAGCGATAAAGATACTGGCCGGCTACGTCCACAAAACGCGACCTTCCCTGCTCAGGTTCCTTTAGCCGAAGGTGAAGAGGGGTTGAAGCTGGGAATGCGTGGTCGTGCCAAAGTGTGGGTGAAGTGGGAACCGCTGGGAACTCGTCTCTGGCGATACATTTCTCGCACCTTCCATTTCTACCTGTAG